In one Dreissena polymorpha isolate Duluth1 chromosome 7, UMN_Dpol_1.0, whole genome shotgun sequence genomic region, the following are encoded:
- the LOC127836996 gene encoding dihydrolipoyllysine-residue acetyltransferase component of pyruvate dehydrogenase complex, mitochondrial-like, giving the protein MFRSVSLVREVAKRCTHRRAFTNLSRCSGNLKTSIDSCKICQCSGVQKPGVAINTWGLQYRFYSSALPNHIKVTLPSLSPTMEMGTIINWQKNEGDKVSEGDLLAEIETDKATMGFEASEAGYLAKIFLPEGSKDVPIGKLLCIIVEKEADVAAFKNYVASPADDSPVRGIPGTKAEPPPTPTPPPAPVAAAPPPRPVTPVTVAAPPPHQPAPGGRVVATPYARTLAAEQGVDLNLVTGTGPDGQIRAEDVLAFKPAAATTTTAAAPTTPAAPGAFVDIPLSNMRKTIAKRLTESKQTIPHYYLTIDVKLDRTLALRKELNALLEGEKKKLSVNDFIIKASALACRQVPEANSSWQGTFVRQYNTVDVNVAVATDAGLITPIVARADLKGLTQISEDVGNLAAKAKAGKLQPHEFQGGTFTISNLGMFGIKSFSAVINPPQACILAVGGAEKRLVVDEHSNTGYSQATVMSVTLSCDHRVVDGAVGARWLAEFRKYLENPSTMLL; this is encoded by the exons ATGTTTCGCTCGGTCTCTCTGGTCCGCGAGGTCGCCAAACGATGCACACACAGGAGAGCTTTCACAAATTTATCGAGATGCAGTGGCAACTTAAAAACATCTATAGATAGTTGCAAAAT ATGCCAGTGCAGTGGTGTTCAGAAACCAGGGGTAGCCATCAACACATGGGGTCTGCAATACAGATTTTACTCTTCAG CCCTGCCCAACCACATCAAGGTCACACTGCCGTCTCTTTCCCCTACCATGGAGATGGGAACAATCATCAACTGGCAGAAGAATGAGGGAGACAAG GTATCAGAAGGTGACCTGCTTGCTGAGATAGAGACAGACAAGGCCACCATGGGGTTTGAAGCATCAGAGGCAGGGTACCTGGCCAAGATCTTCCTGCCAGAGGGCAGCAAGGATGTGCCTATAGGCAAG CTGCTGTGTATAATCGTGGAGAAAGAGGCGGATGTGGCAGCCTTCAAAAACTACGTTGCTTCTCCAGCCGACGACTCTCCAGTGCGTGGGATACCAGGCACGAAGGCCGAGCCCCCTCCCACTCCCACTCCACCCCCGGCACCAGTCGCAGCAG CCCCTCCTCCTCGACCTGTGACCCCAGTTACAGTGGCAGCCCCTCCCCCTCACCAGCCGGCCCCTGGGGGTAGAGTTGTGGCCACACCCTACGCCAGAACCCTGGCCGCCGAGCAAGGCGTTGACCTCAAT CTGGTGACAGGTACAGGACCAGATGGGCAGATTCGTGCTGAAGACGTGTTGGCGTTCAAaccagcagcagcaacaacaacaacagcagcagctcCCACTACACCCGCAGCTCCAGGTGCATTTGTGGACATTCCTCTCAGCAATATGAGGAAG ACAATAGCCAAGAGACTTACTGAGTCCAAGCAGACGATACCTCACTATTACCTTACGATAGATGTGAAACTAGACAGAACATTAGC ATTAAGGAAAGAGTTGAATGCTCTGTTGGAGGGAGAGAAGAAGAAGCTGTCAGTGAATGATTTCATCATCAAGGCATCTGCCCTGGCGTGTAGACAAGTGCCTGAAGCAAACAGCTCATGGCAGGGGACCTTTGTAAGACA GTACAATACAGTAGATGTCAATGTTGCTGTAGCTACAGATGCCGGACTCATAACTCCAATAGTTGCACGCGCTGACTTAAAG GGCCTTACTCAGATCAGTGAAGACGTAGGAAACCTAGCTGCCAAGGCAAAGGCTGGTAAATTGCAGCCACATGAGTTTCAG GGTGGAACTTTCACGATCTCCAATCTGGGCATGTTTGGCATCAAGAGTTTCTCCGCAGTTATCAACCCGCCCCAGGCATGCATCCTGGCAGTAGGAGGGGCCGAGAAACGCCTTGTGGTGGATGAACACTCTAATACAGG